The Campylobacter sp. RM10537 genome has a segment encoding these proteins:
- a CDS encoding adenosylmethionine--8-amino-7-oxononanoate transaminase, translating into MDNEFLKQLDLKHIWHPCTQMKDHENVPLIPIKKAKGVWLYDFNDKRYLDCISSWWVNLFGHCNEKIANAIKKQVDELEHVILAGFTHEPIIKLSTKLCEKVGRDFNKCFYADNGSSAVEIALKMSFHYHLNQGFKKNKFLSLSNSYHGETLGALSVGDVALYKNTYNPLLLKCLNTPVPKSKNYEEELFILKEILEKHSNEICAFILEPLVQCAGNMHMYEAGFIDEAIKLCHEFNVQVIFDEIAVGFGRTGTLFALHQCKQTPDFICLSKGITGGFMPLSVVLTKDEIYQAFYAPYKEYKAFLHSHSYTGNTLACAAANAVLDIFENENILEKNKILSTFIEQEFSRLKKFDFLGNFRICGMISAFDILNAKYERAGLEVFKRALKKDLLLRPLGNTIYFMPPYVITKEQISYVVDSLEQIFNDF; encoded by the coding sequence ATGGATAATGAATTTTTAAAACAGCTTGATTTAAAACATATTTGGCACCCTTGTACTCAAATGAAAGATCATGAAAATGTGCCTTTAATCCCTATAAAAAAAGCTAAGGGAGTTTGGCTTTATGATTTTAATGATAAAAGATATTTAGATTGTATCAGTTCTTGGTGGGTGAATCTTTTTGGGCATTGTAATGAAAAAATCGCAAATGCCATTAAAAAGCAAGTTGATGAGCTTGAGCATGTGATTTTAGCCGGTTTTACGCATGAGCCTATTATAAAGCTTTCAACTAAGCTTTGTGAAAAAGTTGGGAGAGATTTTAATAAATGTTTTTATGCGGATAATGGATCAAGTGCTGTAGAAATAGCACTTAAAATGAGTTTTCATTATCATTTAAATCAGGGTTTTAAAAAAAATAAATTTTTATCTCTAAGCAATTCTTATCATGGTGAAACTTTAGGAGCATTAAGCGTAGGAGATGTTGCGCTTTATAAAAATACTTATAATCCTTTGCTTTTAAAATGCCTTAATACTCCAGTTCCAAAAAGTAAAAATTATGAAGAAGAGCTTTTTATTTTAAAAGAGATTTTAGAAAAGCATTCTAATGAAATTTGCGCTTTTATCTTAGAACCTTTAGTGCAGTGTGCTGGAAATATGCATATGTATGAGGCAGGATTTATTGATGAAGCCATAAAACTTTGTCATGAATTTAATGTGCAAGTTATCTTTGATGAAATTGCTGTAGGTTTTGGACGCACAGGGACACTTTTTGCTTTACACCAATGCAAACAAACTCCAGATTTTATTTGTCTTTCAAAGGGAATTACTGGCGGATTTATGCCTCTTTCTGTAGTGCTTACTAAGGACGAAATTTATCAAGCTTTTTATGCGCCCTATAAAGAGTATAAAGCTTTTTTGCATTCTCATAGTTATACAGGAAATACTTTAGCTTGTGCTGCTGCTAATGCGGTTTTAGATATATTTGAAAATGAAAATATTTTAGAAAAAAATAAAATTTTAAGCACCTTTATCGAGCAAGAATTTTCAAGACTTAAAAAATTTGATTTTCTTGGTAATTTTAGAATTTGCGGGATGATTAGTGCTTTTGATATTTTAAATGCAAAGTATGAAAGAGCTGGGCTTGAGGTTTTTAAAAGAGCTTTAAAAAAAGATTTGCTTTTAAGGCCGCTTGGAAATACGATTTATTTTATGCCTCCTTATGTGATTACAAAGGAGCAAATTTCTTATGTAGTGGATAGTTTAGAGCAAATTTTTAATGATTTTTGA
- the bioD gene encoding dethiobiotin synthase: protein MQIYISGIHTDVGKTYLSARICKELDFDYFKLIQAGTPKDSDIIAQFSPKTKIFKEGIFLQTPVSPHKARTLEGLNYKAFDIALPQSDKLIIELAGGLFSPIDDEKTMIDFMQKFKRPTILVAKDYLGSINHTLLSIEALKQKDIPILALVLKSEDHFSKDFISKYTQIPIIDFNDRVCEKLSKIIKNLL, encoded by the coding sequence ATGCAAATTTATATCAGCGGTATTCATACTGATGTTGGAAAAACATATTTAAGCGCTAGAATTTGCAAAGAATTGGATTTTGATTATTTTAAACTCATTCAAGCAGGCACTCCAAAAGATAGTGATATCATAGCTCAATTTAGCCCAAAAACTAAAATTTTTAAAGAAGGTATATTTTTACAAACTCCTGTATCACCCCATAAGGCAAGAACTTTAGAAGGATTAAATTATAAAGCTTTTGATATTGCTTTGCCTCAAAGTGATAAACTCATTATAGAGCTTGCAGGTGGTCTTTTTTCACCTATTGATGATGAAAAAACCATGATTGATTTTATGCAAAAATTTAAACGCCCTACTATTTTAGTTGCAAAAGATTATCTAGGAAGCATCAATCATACTCTTTTAAGTATAGAAGCTTTAAAACAAAAAGATATACCTATCCTTGCTTTAGTTTTAAAAAGTGAGGATCATTTTAGTAAGGATTTTATCAGCAAATACACACAAATTCCTATCATAGATTTTAATGATAGAGTTTGCGAAAAACTTTCAAAAATCATTAAAAATTTGCTCTAA
- a CDS encoding DMT family transporter yields MAWVFLIIAGICEIIGVIIMKKYVNTHAKKYLLALIVCFMCSFMSLSLSMQSIAMSIAYAIWTGIGAVGSVVVGVVLFKESKNFLKLFFILVILVSTIALKLLS; encoded by the coding sequence ATGGCTTGGGTATTTTTAATCATTGCTGGAATTTGTGAAATTATAGGTGTTATCATCATGAAAAAATACGTAAATACACACGCAAAAAAATATCTTTTAGCTCTTATAGTGTGTTTTATGTGTTCTTTTATGAGTTTGAGTTTGAGTATGCAAAGCATTGCAATGAGTATTGCTTATGCTATTTGGACGGGTATTGGTGCTGTGGGTAGCGTTGTAGTGGGTGTGGTTTTATTTAAAGAGAGTAAAAATTTCTTAAAGCTCTTTTTTATTTTAGTGATTTTAGTTTCTACTATAGCTTTAAAATTACTTTCTTAA
- a CDS encoding DMT family transporter, with protein MKKELNTAWLWVIFGALIECFWVSGLKYSYEIWHYLLTAIGIFISFNCFLKACKKIEISIAYSVFVGIGTAGIVVAEIAIFHEKFSILKIFFILLLLLGVIGLKFSSKEN; from the coding sequence TTGAAAAAAGAATTAAATACTGCTTGGTTATGGGTTATTTTTGGAGCCTTAATAGAATGTTTTTGGGTGAGTGGTTTAAAATACTCCTATGAAATTTGGCACTATCTTTTAACAGCTATTGGAATTTTTATCTCTTTTAATTGTTTTTTAAAAGCATGCAAAAAAATAGAAATTAGCATAGCTTATAGTGTTTTTGTAGGCATTGGAACCGCTGGTATTGTAGTGGCTGAAATTGCTATTTTTCATGAAAAATTTTCTATTTTAAAAATCTTTTTCATACTGCTTTTATTGCTCGGTGTAATAGGTTTAAAATTCAGTTCTAAAGAGAATTAA
- a CDS encoding 50S ribosomal protein L25/general stress protein Ctc — protein sequence MLEGIVRESIGRKAAKALKRDGYLIANIYGKGLENIHAAFKVNEFIKEVRKKTTLAFDVKVGSQTLNVVVVDYQKDPVTSDLKHVDLKVAQKGVISKYMVPVKITGTAIGLKNKGVLIQSKRRLKVKCKAENLPNFFELDVSKLDVGDALLVRDVVVPEGVTILDADRIAVVGVEKAR from the coding sequence ATGTTAGAAGGTATCGTTAGAGAGAGTATCGGTAGAAAAGCAGCTAAAGCTTTAAAAAGAGATGGTTATCTAATAGCAAACATCTATGGTAAAGGACTAGAAAATATCCATGCTGCTTTTAAGGTCAATGAATTCATTAAAGAAGTTCGTAAAAAAACAACTTTAGCTTTTGATGTTAAAGTAGGTTCTCAAACTTTAAATGTTGTGGTTGTGGATTATCAAAAAGATCCAGTTACAAGCGATTTAAAACACGTGGACTTAAAAGTTGCACAAAAAGGTGTAATTTCTAAATATATGGTTCCAGTTAAAATCACAGGAACCGCTATCGGTCTTAAAAATAAAGGTGTTTTAATCCAATCTAAAAGAAGATTAAAAGTTAAATGCAAGGCTGAAAATTTACCAAATTTCTTTGAACTTGATGTTAGCAAACTTGATGTAGGTGATGCTTTACTTGTTCGTGATGTAGTAGTTCCTGAAGGTGTTACTATTTTAGACGCTGATAGGATAGCGGTTGTTGGCGTAGAAAAAGCTAGATGA
- the pth gene encoding aminoacyl-tRNA hydrolase, with protein sequence MILVVGLGNIGEEYKNTRHNVGFMLIDLILKDQNFTNLTNSKFKGELFKIGSSLLLLKPSTYMNNSGISVKAVKDFYKCERIIVIHDDIDINLGALRFKKGGSSGGHNGLKSIDSLCGNDYERIRIGVGKGEDVISHVLGQFNNEEKIILDKILEHSKKALFKLVEKDLSSVSSLYSLRA encoded by the coding sequence ATGATATTAGTCGTAGGGCTTGGCAATATAGGCGAGGAATATAAAAATACTCGCCATAATGTAGGCTTTATGCTCATTGATTTAATCTTAAAAGATCAAAATTTTACAAATCTTACGAATTCAAAATTTAAAGGAGAACTATTTAAAATCGGTTCTTCTTTGCTTCTTCTTAAACCTAGTACTTACATGAATAATTCAGGCATTAGTGTTAAAGCGGTTAAAGATTTTTACAAATGTGAAAGAATTATAGTTATACATGATGATATCGATATTAATTTAGGGGCTTTGCGTTTTAAAAAAGGTGGATCAAGTGGTGGACATAATGGGCTAAAAAGTATCGATTCTTTATGCGGAAATGATTATGAAAGAATACGTATAGGAGTAGGAAAAGGAGAGGATGTTATTTCGCATGTTCTAGGACAATTTAACAATGAGGAAAAAATAATTTTAGATAAAATCTTAGAGCACTCTAAAAAAGCATTATTTAAACTAGTTGAAAAAGATTTATCAAGTGTTTCATCTTTGTATAGTTTAAGAGCTTAA
- a CDS encoding LptF/LptG family permease, whose amino-acid sequence MWIFFRFISEIYLKNFFIIFLSLIGFYCGIDLLLNFKDLPQSVNLQLLYTVFLACSAVPYILPLSIVFAFILSLISMIRTNEFVSFYALGISKNLVVIFPFLWALFFCCIYIGLNFTSFAYANDYKKNILKNGVLNKQGGEVFLKFNNDFVYISKINNGQNSVQNIKIFDLNNSTLNSFVEAKTASFKDGNWILKDGNSTTLPKEYILGAKGLDVQEFKELSALEGFKPKIIESVASNSNYSILDAWESLKLFKDQNISIETLKINLYKLIFMPFFAPFLMLIMYYYFPVISRFFNLAFVAFVAFIVTLLSWGLLFLFSRLSENGVIISEIGIVLPIVLLGFFSLMKFYKNR is encoded by the coding sequence ATGTGGATTTTTTTTCGTTTTATTTCAGAAATTTATCTTAAGAATTTTTTTATAATATTTTTATCTTTAATTGGTTTTTATTGCGGTATTGATTTACTTTTAAATTTTAAAGATTTGCCACAAAGTGTGAATCTTCAATTACTCTATACAGTTTTTTTAGCTTGTTCTGCTGTACCTTATATTTTACCACTTTCTATTGTTTTTGCATTTATATTATCGCTCATTTCAATGATTAGAACCAATGAGTTTGTAAGTTTTTATGCTTTGGGTATCAGTAAAAATTTGGTTGTTATTTTCCCTTTTTTATGGGCTTTGTTTTTTTGCTGTATTTATATTGGTTTAAATTTTACTTCTTTTGCTTATGCAAATGATTATAAAAAAAATATTTTAAAAAATGGAGTTTTAAATAAACAAGGTGGAGAAGTTTTTTTAAAATTTAATAATGATTTTGTTTATATTTCCAAAATAAATAATGGTCAAAATAGTGTCCAAAATATAAAAATTTTTGATCTTAATAACTCAACCTTAAATTCTTTTGTTGAAGCTAAAACAGCATCCTTTAAAGATGGAAATTGGATCTTAAAAGATGGAAATTCAACCACACTTCCTAAAGAATATATTCTTGGAGCCAAAGGGCTTGATGTGCAAGAATTTAAGGAATTGAGTGCCTTGGAAGGTTTTAAACCAAAAATTATTGAAAGTGTTGCAAGCAACAGTAATTATTCTATTTTAGATGCTTGGGAGAGTTTAAAGCTTTTTAAAGATCAAAATATTAGTATAGAAACACTAAAGATTAATCTTTATAAACTTATATTTATGCCTTTTTTTGCCCCTTTTTTAATGCTTATTATGTATTATTATTTTCCTGTTATTTCTAGATTTTTTAATCTTGCTTTTGTCGCTTTTGTCGCTTTTATTGTGACATTACTGTCTTGGGGGCTTTTATTTTTGTTTTCAAGATTAAGTGAAAATGGTGTTATAATCAGTGAAATTGGTATTGTTTTACCTATTGTATTATTAGGTTTTTTTAGTTTAATGAAATTTTATAAAAATCGCTGA
- the lysA gene encoding diaminopimelate decarboxylase has product MDYKKLKNEFQTPFYIYNFDAIKEKFLELKNAFKARKSQIFYAVKANSNLSLLQMLVKLDSGFDCVSIGEVKRALKVGAKPYKIIFSGVGKTAEELKLALKYNILYINLESEAEMMLLEQVAKELNTKARISIRVNPNVDAKTHPYISTGLNENKFGVEIECAKKMYIYANNSPFLEPVGVHFHIGSQLLNLTPIYEAASIVSKLVKELKALKINLKFFDIGGGLGVAYEKQDLEPNLYEYAQRILSNLNGLDVTIGMEPGRFLVAKNGEFVCSVLYEKYNKTKRFIIVDGAMNDLIRPSLYEAYHEIYMPYNQGEETPCDVVGGVCESGDFFAKARLLPYTQNGDIMVIKNAGAYGFSMSSNYNTRNKVCELALEDGIVRLIRQRESFEDQIALEEKFIKV; this is encoded by the coding sequence ATGGATTATAAAAAACTTAAAAATGAATTTCAAACCCCTTTTTATATTTATAATTTTGATGCGATTAAAGAAAAATTTTTAGAATTAAAAAATGCTTTTAAAGCTAGAAAGTCACAAATTTTTTATGCAGTAAAAGCTAATTCAAATTTAAGTCTTTTACAAATGCTTGTAAAATTAGATAGCGGATTTGATTGTGTAAGTATAGGTGAAGTTAAACGCGCTTTAAAAGTTGGTGCAAAACCTTATAAAATTATTTTTAGCGGAGTGGGTAAAACTGCAGAAGAATTAAAACTTGCTTTAAAATATAATATTTTATATATTAATCTTGAAAGCGAAGCTGAAATGATGCTTTTAGAACAAGTAGCTAAAGAATTAAATACTAAAGCAAGAATTAGCATCAGAGTTAATCCTAATGTAGATGCAAAGACTCATCCTTATATTTCTACTGGATTAAATGAAAATAAATTTGGAGTTGAAATTGAGTGTGCTAAGAAGATGTATATTTATGCAAATAATTCTCCTTTTTTAGAGCCTGTTGGGGTGCATTTTCATATAGGTTCTCAGCTTTTAAATTTAACTCCTATATATGAGGCAGCTAGTATTGTTTCAAAACTTGTTAAAGAATTAAAGGCTTTAAAAATTAATCTTAAATTTTTTGATATTGGTGGAGGACTTGGTGTAGCTTATGAAAAACAGGATTTAGAGCCTAATCTTTATGAGTATGCTCAAAGAATTTTATCTAACCTTAATGGACTTGATGTGACTATTGGAATGGAACCTGGACGATTTTTAGTAGCCAAAAATGGAGAATTTGTTTGCTCAGTTCTTTATGAAAAATATAATAAAACAAAGCGTTTTATCATTGTTGATGGAGCGATGAATGATTTAATACGTCCAAGTTTATATGAGGCTTATCATGAAATTTATATGCCTTACAATCAAGGAGAAGAAACCCCTTGTGATGTTGTGGGCGGGGTTTGTGAAAGTGGTGATTTTTTTGCTAAAGCAAGATTGTTACCTTATACACAAAATGGTGATATAATGGTTATTAAAAATGCTGGAGCATATGGCTTTAGTATGAGTAGTAATTATAATACTAGAAATAAAGTTTGCGAATTAGCTTTAGAAGATGGTATAGTAAGATTGATTCGCCAAAGAGAAAGCTTTGAAGATCAAATTGCTTTAGAGGAGAAGTTTATAAAGGTTTAA
- a CDS encoding HAD-IIA family hydrolase, which yields MFFLDVQGTLISDADKSLIFGAKELIDFLNTNNFAYVIITNNTKKLDFLEILRQKGLNIKDNAYLDPFCILKTLFKPCKVSAFGANEFLQSLEMLGFKLDFKNPELVLIASFDDFKFNDFASIIKMIENGVKIVAMHESSIYKKDNKSYPGVGSIMAMLKNAIHFEYDVVGKPSVIFYNEALKLLKTQNQNARFEDIKIISDDFKGDLFKAKELNMKTYLVLSGKLNNTKGIDTSVLDGVYPSVFEILKEEQCLI from the coding sequence ATGTTTTTTTTAGATGTTCAAGGAACGCTTATTTCAGATGCTGATAAATCTTTAATTTTTGGAGCCAAAGAATTAATTGATTTTTTAAATACAAATAATTTTGCTTATGTGATTATCACAAATAATACTAAAAAACTTGATTTTTTAGAAATTTTAAGACAAAAGGGCTTAAATATAAAAGATAATGCTTATTTGGATCCTTTTTGCATTTTAAAAACTCTTTTTAAGCCTTGTAAAGTTTCTGCTTTTGGTGCTAATGAGTTTTTGCAAAGTCTTGAAATGCTTGGCTTTAAGTTGGATTTTAAAAATCCAGAATTAGTTCTTATTGCTAGTTTTGATGATTTTAAATTTAATGATTTTGCTAGCATTATAAAAATGATTGAAAATGGAGTTAAAATTGTGGCTATGCATGAAAGTAGCATTTATAAAAAAGACAATAAATCTTACCCAGGGGTAGGAAGTATAATGGCTATGCTTAAAAACGCAATTCATTTTGAATATGATGTTGTGGGTAAGCCAAGTGTGATTTTTTATAATGAGGCTTTGAAATTGTTAAAAACGCAAAATCAAAATGCTCGATTTGAAGATATAAAAATAATCAGTGACGATTTTAAAGGGGATTTGTTTAAAGCAAAAGAATTAAATATGAAAACTTATTTAGTTTTAAGTGGAAAACTAAATAATACTAAAGGCATTGATACAAGCGTTCTTGATGGAGTTTATCCGAGTGTTTTTGAAATTTTAAAGGAAGAGCAATGCTTGATTTAA